In Anolis carolinensis isolate JA03-04 chromosome 4, rAnoCar3.1.pri, whole genome shotgun sequence, the genomic window ctTTTTGGGGGTCTCTCccagtgggggtggggggagccaTTTTCTATGTGACACACCTGTGGACTACAGCCGACACCCTTGTGTGTCATGGCACACAATTTGGACGGCTCTGGTCTGAGACATACAAAGGCAATGCTTGTTAAAGCTGAAAAGCGAGGGCATAACCTTGGGATATTGTTATCATATTGTGGTGCCTCTGCAGAAAGGCCCATAAATATTGAACTCAGAGGCATACGATGCTGGAAATAAATGGTTAAGTTATCAGTTGGAAGAGTGTTGCCCAAAGCAGAAGTGTCCTTACATACGATTATCTAAAGGGAGGAGAATAAGAAGGGGTGCAATCCACTCAGTGTGACGGTCTTAGAATTAGACCCAGGTCTGTTTGTTTGTTAATGTGCTTTGTGTGTCTCTATAGGAGTGTTTTATTGGGGTGTGTTTTCCCTGATTTATTTTTGTAGTTTTTGGTAATAACCAATCAGTGAGCTGTGTAGCTTTAGCCTTGTATATTATGGAATTAAACTGGATTAAATAAGAAGTTTGGTAAAATCAgataaaattaaattacaaaaatgttttatttaataaGTTCATCGCCATGACAAGATGCCCTGTTTTGGGAGAGAAAGAGATCTCGATCATGAATTTGGTTCTGCAGCGAACCGAGGGTAGATCCTCCCTAGAAAGAAAACAAGTCAGTTTGACATTCGGATCCCAGTGGGTGGTTCTCACCATATCCAGAAGTGGTTGTAAATACTGGGATCTCACCTTGCCATATAAACAACAGTCGAACAGGATATGCACCATGCCCTCAATGGCTGGAGCGTCACAGATGCAGATTCTTTCATGATAATGGATTTGGTTATTTGAATCATCCTGTTCTTTCCATAGAATTAAGTTGCTGCAGTCTTGCTCTGGTCAAGACCGTTCTCTGTCTCTGCATGAGGTTCATCCTAAGGGACTTTTCTGTGCCAAGTATTATGATATTTTTGCCTAGGAAGTTGAAAGATTGGAGCTGTTCAACAAAGCTGTGCTCTGAGATCACTTGGGATTATTTTCTGTGATTATATGTATTCATTATATATGTCTTAATTATAATTCTTCTGGGGACGTGAGcacaatatttaattttatatttcttatattgtatatttttctATGTTAATTCCTTCCGTTTAGTTGATATTTTACTATTGATAATGATGCTGggtaaaaaggaagaggggctgaccaagggcaagatggatgaatgttaTTCTTGAAgaaactggcttgaccttgaaggagctgggggtggtgatggccgacagggagctctggcatgggctggtccacgaagtcacaaagagtcggaagcgactgaacgaataaacaacaccttttattattattatatgttttcatGATAACCTTACATCGGtgcggcagcaaaaaaggccaatgcgattcttgGATGCACCCAGAGGCCTTGTTgagtctctatatataaaaatgtgtgttttactatggagtaaacaacaaaaccactgaaccaaatcacaccaaatttggccacaaaagacatagtcatccaaaatatgtctttcaaacaaacaaaatagaaaaataaagtccaaattacacaACCAGGAAAAGCCATTTTTTCCCTACCTgctagttagaagggtaggcaccgcccactttgtctcctagcaacccactcagccagaatggtgcccagggcctcttcactcaggcctcttcttgctgcactgagactattcattgctattcaacctggccaaccaagaattccacaaggtagaaagcggccaggtttgcaagcagcaaggctattcagcattgttcaacctggccaaccaggaGTTCCCCTacatagaaaaccctcaggttttgaagccacgaggctactccatcccattcaacctgcccaaggaaaaatgcccctatatagaaagtggccaggctttgaagcagcaaggttattcagtgcaactcaaattgggcaaaaaaaccattcccctagaacataagcagcaagcctattccattgtattctagCTCACTAaacaagaagaaaacggccaggctttgaggccacaaggctatttactgctattccatctggtcaacaaatgattcccttaaaccacagcaacgcgtggccgggcacagctagttattcttattattaaaaaCATGCCAAAGGAATTGAAATCAACTTATAGTAAAAACCAaaagaaatacaatttaaaatcgcAAAATATATAACCATTAAGAGAATTAAATTTTCATAGTATTAAAAAGTGGGAGAAGCCATGCTGCAAGAGTAGCTAGACTCATTGCCTTATCCTCCGCAACTTAATGGATTTATAAACCACTAGCTTTgctcggccacacgttgctgtggcttatgggaatcctttgttagccagATGGAAtaccagtgaatagccttgcagtctcaaagcctggccgttttctggagtagctggagctttttgttgtatgaacgtagaggcatggatgaggggttgtgctgccaagtttggtgtttctgggatgtgtagttttgttgttttgtcctaggccaaaatttcattactcttttatatatatagattgcctaAAAACATTTCAGTGATTTAGAAGCAAAGAGATTATCTTCTATGGCCTGGGAAAACTAAAGAGCTCATTAAAAATAATGAGAAGTGTCCTGGACACATATAAATCTTAAATCCACAAGCTGAGAGCAGTGAAAAACAAGAGGAATCACTCCAAGGCTGCCTGAATTCATTAATTACTGATAACCATGGGGACATCTGCAGCAGATAAGGTATTGCAAAACCCAAAGGGGACAATCTGGAACAGAAATTTGATATATTAATGGACATTATACAGGGAATGGAATCTTCCATCCATGAATTATCTGCTGAGGTCTGGGAATCTCAAGCTAAAATGACTGAAATTTAAACAAGAACAGAATGTAGTGAGAAAAGAATTGGAGAATTGGAACAGGAGAATTTCTTTAAAGCCAAAACAGTTGACTTGGAGAACAGATCAACACACCGAAACTGAAGATTATATGGATGGCCCGACATGCCAAAAATGGTGGGTTAAGTAacgccaaaatttgaatactggtggggttgggggggattagttttgtcatttgggagttgtggttgctgggatatatagttcacctacaatcaaagagcattctgaactcccccaacgatggaattgaaccaaacgtgacacacagaaatcccatgaccaacagaaaatactggatgggTTTGGTGGGcagtgaccttgagttttggagttgtagttcacctttatcaaGAAAGCACTGTGGACTCGAACAATGATGAATCTAGACCAACCTTGCACAAATACTCATtatgccaaaatttgaacactggtggagtttggggataatagatcttgccatttgggagttgtagttggtgggCTGCTCTATATGCAGAAGGATATAGAGAGATCAGAAGGATTACTCAATTAAAAAATCAGCTCCTCACCATGCCCCCAATGGGCTTGCTACAAATTTTATAAAATTTTCCAAGAGGAAGTAATCCCTGATTTACTAATCTTATATAACAAAATTATGGAAAATAAACAATCCCAGAGAtatggaaaaaatcagaaattaataagaattttaaaaccaaataagGAGGAACATGATCCTAACTCTTATAGACCAATTACTCTATGCAGTGTGGAttgtaaaatatttacaaaaaatataGCAAATAGGTTGGAACAGATAATGCCCACTTTAATTGAGGAAGACCAGTCCAGATTTATTAAATAAAGAATGATTGCTggcccaatcagaaatattttaaatgtaattgaccACGCAACAAGAAAGAAAGCAGATTTACTCCTAATAAAATtcaatgtttacaaagcatttgatatgaTAAATCATAACAACTTAGTCAAATTATGTGAGGACTGTAATTTGGGGATAACAATGTGTGGAGTAATTAAAGAATTATGCAAAGAAAACCAAGTGGAAATAATAGTAAATGGATCTAATTCCAGAATCATTCATATCAAAAGTGGGACCAAACAagtctgccctctctccccactaCTCTTTGGTCTAGTGATAGAACCCTTAACTAACCTAATTAGGTCAGACAAAAATATAaaaggactagctgtgcctggccacgcgttgctgtggcatagtcctaagtgggtttttatttgtggaagcaagtatgactgttgtaattagtcacctcgattagcattgaattgtcttgcagcttcaaagcctggttgtttcctccttggggactcctttgttgggaggtgttagctggccctgattgtttcctgtctggaattcccctgttttcagagtgtggttctttatttcctgtcctgattttacagattatagtgttctgtattattataccactgtaattttatatattatatttatattttttgtatgatttgcttagaactggattatatgtggccccttctacacaactgtatacaatgcacactgaactggattatatggcagtggggactcaagataatccagttcaaagcagatactgtggattatctgccttggcattctgggttatatagctgtgtggaagggccttgaatctacactgccatataatccagttcaaatcagataatctgtatgttatatgcagtgtggaagaggcctaagtgaggcctaactctgcctgtcccctgggctgagtgggttgctaggagaccaagtgggcggagcttagccttctaactggcagcaattggataaaaacaattattcctctccctctaattaggactctatttttcttttctttttgttgtatgaacaatGTTGTATGttgcatggatgaggggttgtgctgccaagtttagtgtttctgggatgtgtagttttgttgttttgtcctaggccgaaatttcatttcccttgtatatacagtagagtctcaattatccaacactcacttacccaacgttctggattatccaacgcatttttgtagtcaatgttttcaaaatgttgtgatattttggtgctaaattcgtaaatacagtaattactacatagcattactgtgtattgaactactttttctgtcaaatttgttgtataacatgatgttttggtgcttaatttgtaaaattgtaacctaatttgatgtttaataggcttttccttaatccctcttattatccaacatattcacttatccaacgttctgccggcccgtttatgttggataagtgagactctactgtatatagatataagatagagaagaaataaaaatttataTGTAGATGATGCAGTAGTCCTTATAGGTGAAATGGAGGACTCAGTTAAGGCGGGAACAAAAGTAACTTAAAAAATGTGAAAAGATTTCAGGCCTTGCcattaatatttaaaaatcagaaattttacataaaaCCCTGAATTAGAAGGAGTTAAAAGAAGCTCAATCTGTCCTAGGTGAGAAACCAgggaaaaagaagttaaaatacctaGGCGTATTTTAAAATCTAAATATAATTCAGATAAACTATAACCAATTATGGGGGAAAGGAAGTAAACAAATCAACAAGTGGGGGAAAAGGAATTGGGACATTACAACTAGGCTGAAGGCATCAAAATGATATTACCTAAATTTTTATACTTATTCCAAACCCTCCCATTTTGCATCCCACCTAAAACAATCAAAAAATGAGTCAATTCAATCAAAACGTGGAGAGTTGGCTCCAGTAAGAACAGAATCGCTATTTCAGTATTCTTTACTCCACAAGAAAGTGGAGCCTGGGGAGAACCTTGCCTCCAAAACTACTTTGAACCTTGCCAGTTGGCCAGGTTACTTGAACTGGACATTGGCGAGCCCAAAAGATGGGCCAGATTAGAGAGTCTAATAAATGGATAAGAATTGTGTCTAATggggaaaattggggggggggattaaaaagGAGGTCATTTGACCTCAACAATGACATGCTTGGAAAAATGATAAACTTCCAATGAATAAGATAGATATGTTCCCAGTAGGatccaaaggtaaaggtttgcccttgatgttaagtctagtcgagtctgactctggggagtggtgctcatctccatttctaagccgaagagccggcgttgtccatagacacctccaaggtaatgtggccgctggcatgactgcatggagcgccgttaccttcccaccagagcggtacctattgatctattcacatttgtatgtttttgaaatgctaggttggcagaagctggggctaacagcgggagctcacacctctctccagattcaaacctccaacctttcagtcaataagttcagcaggtcagtgatTTAACTCCATGGGATGCTGGTCTccttccgggctaaatacaagGTGCTGGTCAGTACCTTTAAAGCCCAAAATGCCTtgggtccaggctacttgaccGATCGCATCCCCTCTTACAAACTAGCCCGGGTACTGCAGTCAACTAAAGACCTTCTTCTggtcattagcatatggagatgaggaggaggattaatTCTGGATCCTGGTTGAGAACTACGCTGTGTCTGGGCTCTGATAGTCTACGTACTTCAGCCCAATTTCCCACCATAggccacataatccaacccacacaactgtgttgaacttccgttggcttttgtaaattactgtgaacgtttatttagattttatgtcactatataattcttgccTGATTCCGTCAGAATGtattggtttaggttattgatgttataTTCAGTCCAGTGATAATAGGTTTAATTGGATGCTAGGTTTTTAACGCTGTATTCATTTGTggtgtcttgttgggattttatgccaagatttatctgttttttgaaggcatcgaatgtatgctgttgtttgttggaatctgtcccgagtcccttcggggagatagagaggGCGAAAGagaaataaagtcttattattataataatgtatctcTTTCTGTcattaataaaacatttctacacCAGCCATAACCTTTGACACAGCCCGAACTGCGGACAAAATTCCTATGTCATCACAATGGACACATACATTACACAAAACTCCCCTTTTCCCCTGAGACATAGAATCACAGCATAAAATCCAAAGTGTATTCAGACACCGTCTTACTCCCTTGGTAAATCTCTTTAACTCTCCTTTGGCCTTCGCTTCAGCCAAGGGGTCCTGGAACCTATCCCTCAAGGCCCTCAGGAAGTCATCCCCTCGCCCTGGTGTCCTACATCTGCATCAGCCAATCTGCAGCGGGGCTTTTTAAATTGGCCCCTACAGCACGGATCCTAACCCTTCCCGAAGGGAAATGATCACCATTGTCCTTTATAAAATGCCTCACGTTTGTTGCGAAGTAAGAGAGCTGCGTTGggtcataggatcatagagttggaagagacctcatgggccacccagtccaacccctttctgccaagaagcaggaaatcgcattcaaagcacccccgacagatggccatccagcctctgcttaaaagactccaaggaaggagcctccaccacagtccggggcagagagagagttccactgccgaacagcccttctcacagtgaggaagttcttcctgatgttcaggtggaatctcctttcctgtagtttgaaggcattgctccattgcgtcctagtctgcagggcagcagaaaacaagcttgctccctcctccctaggacttcccttcacgtatttatacatggccctcatcatgtctcctctcagccttctcttctgcaggctaaacatgcccagttctttaagcctctcctcgtagggcttgttctccagatccttgatcattttagttgccctcctctgaacacattccagcttgtcaacatctccctccaaTTAcattgcccagaatgggacacaatgtgattccaggtgtggtctgaccaaggcagaatagaggggaacatgacttccctggatgtagacactagactcctatttatgcaggcaaaAGTCCCCTTGGCTTTTTGTTTGctgtcgcatcacattgtaggctcatgtttaacttcttgtccacgaggactccaagatctttttcacaagaaCTGCTGTCAAGttaggcatcgtcccccattctgtatctttgcatttcattaaaCTTCATGTGTAGCTCTCCCCTGTCAGGAGTCACTTGCAACTGGCTTCTCACCAACAGTCCTTTCTGGTAAGCAGAAGTGCCTTGCTGCTTCGTGCCTTCCGCCGTATCTGCAAACACCACTCGACCCGTCAGCCTGGATGCTGCTTCTCCCTGGGATCAGGCCTGTCTTTGATCTCTCTGCTCTGTGACGGCCATCCAGGATGCCACCACCTCCTTTCTCATCTCATTAAGCTGGAAAGAAAAGGTCTGCAGTATTCACTCCATCGGATTGACCTTCTCCAACCGTTTAGTTTCCGAGGGGGCCTCTCCCACAACTCCCGTTCCATCCATCTGGGGGGTCTTCTGTCCTACTgttactgttgcaccccaaggcagcgtgagcactggaaaccaaagagaccaataatcatataatatctttattaaaacaataataaattcaggaaagaataagtggaaaggatgagtgagcaatagtcctttatgatctggtatgaattagtccaaagagttgaagagctatgtccaatattattgtccaaagtccagaaaccgaaacatgctcaaaactgttgggaagttcttgagcggggaaacaacaagaaagcaggagtgaataacaaggtccaaagtcactaggaagtcttggatttcaaggcaggaacaagacaaagctaaaagcaatctggattcaggaacaaggcaaggacgtgaatttactctgGTTTAAATCGGGAGTCACAACCtgagagtggctgagtttttcctgttgttttttgtcaatgcgactgtcacctgggatggcaacatcaatgatccaaaccttgttcttttccacaactgtgatgtctggtgtgttgtgttccagaactttgtcagtctggattcggaagtcccacagtacctttgcgtgctcattttccaagacttttgcaggtttgtgatcccaccagttcttttctgctgggaggtggcacttgaggcataagttccaatgaatcatttgggccacatagttgtgcctctgtttgtagtctgtctgtgcgattttcttttattattattattattatttgggttcaggaacaaggtttccctcaaagggaaggaatggggatctcaggaactaaaacattaggttaacacaggggtcctcaaacttttaaagcagagggccggtccacaatccttcagactgttgaggggccaaattatcatttggggggaaaaaccaaacaaatccctatgcacactgcacatatcttatttgtagtgcaaaacaacaataacaatgaaagaacaatacaatatttaaaaatgaaaataattttaaccaacataaacctatcaggatttcaataggaagtgtgggcctgcttctggccaatgagatagtcaggttaattagggttgttgttgttgttgtgtgacttcaagtcatttcagactttgggcaagcctaagtccaaaattatttatttattcatttactacatttatttactacatttatatcccacccttctcaccctgaagggaactcagagcagctgtatgtacacacaatatattatattattagcatagcacaatattagcattatactatattgaactataccactatactgtaatatatatattatgcaatatataccatataattaatattattatatggtattattgttagtattatattgtataaaatgataatattcttatcagtattatatgtacatacaatatattatattattagcatagcacaatattagcattatactatattgaactataccactatactgtaatatatatattatgcaatatacaatatataattaatattattatatggtattattgttagtattatattgtataaaatgataatattcttatcaatattatatgtacatacaatatattatattattagcatagcacaatattagcattatactatattgaactataccactatactgtaatatatatattatgcaatatatactatataattaatattattatatggtattattgttagcattatattgtataaaatgataatattcttatcaatatatgtacatacaatatattatattattagcatagcacaatattagcattatactatattgaactataccactatactgtaatattatatatattatgcaatatataacatataattaatattattatatggtattattgttagtattatattgtatagtatattattcttatcaatatcatatgtatatacaatatattatattattaaaactgatataaaaatattatattataaatgagggcgggggccaggtcagtgaccttggagggccgcatccggaccccgggccttagtttggggacccctgggttaacaCAACAtctaggcaaaataggaacacagaGGAAAAAACATGGAGCGTTTAGGGCAAATGACATACAGGAGAGACgtagttttcccaagtccctTTGACAAGCCAGGCCTCCCAGGAAGTCGTGGCCAGGGGTGGTCCGCCCTTGACTGTCATGGCAGACTCACGGcgaggagggggggagggagggagggggggagggggggctggaaGGCCCGTGGAAGGCCCCGCCCACCCACCCTCGCCAGCCGCCACTcgcgcccctccctccctccctcctccaagaAGAAGCGCCCGcccaagccccgcccctcccctctgAAAGAGCCCAAGGGGGGCCGCGGTGACGtcactccccctccctccctccctccctccctccgcctctCTAGGgcgctctcttccctccctccctccgcccctcctgccccgccccctccctgccGTCCTCCAATCCCAGCCggagggaaggaggcaggcagccaatgggaggctccggTGGGAGGGGCCACTTCCCGGGCGCAGCCAATGGGAGGGCGCCGCCTGGCCGAAGACGGGAGGCGGTGAGGCGGGCCTCCTTTCGGGCGGGGCCTCGCCCTCCTCCGCCATTTTGGAGACCAACGAGGACGGACGAGAGGagcggagaggaggaggaggaggaggaggaggagcggcgcCTGAGGCCGAgaaggcgagagagagagagagagtgagtgcgagcgagggggcggggcttgttgggagggagggggaggggcctgcCCCCCCTCCTCGGGGCCCCTCCCCCCTCCGGCGCCCGCGAGGCCTCCTGAGGGCCAGAAGGAAGGCTGcggggaatgctgggagttgtagtccaaggccTCCCTGTAGCTCATGGGCAGAGCGGACCCGAGAGGAAGCCGGGCCAGGCTCGGGGGAAGCGGGCACGGAAGCCGGGAGGggagttttctctctctctcgctcgctcgctcgctctcgGGGAACGGCGCGCGCCCATGATTCATTGTAGGCTT contains:
- the LOC134298590 gene encoding protein Shroom4-like: MGGSGGRGHFPGAANGRAPPGRRREAVRRASFRAGPRPPPPFWRPTRTDERSGEEEEEEEEERRLRPRRREREREENEDFMEPPPGCSKETISEEILSRT